The stretch of DNA ataatatgttactttgatcgatcaaattgaaacagtaataattggaccaattgatataaaagaaactaaaagacCTGaataatctaaattattaagtagGATgcgtttattttgtatttattaatataaaaaaattaaaaaaatcttagttatcataagtaacatgtgtttattttgaaataattaatataaaaaaactgaaaaatcttagttacataaaagatgttttttatataggatattttatatgattttatattgctaTGAAGTGGTTAAgtgattgtaaaaatattgtatatattttccgtgttattcattattaaaagtattgtgaaaatattgtatatataggatgtttaaatattgtatatgtaggatgtttaaatattgtaaaaatattgtatatatttttccgtgttattaattattaaaagtattgtaaaaatattgtatatataggatgtttaaatattgtaaaaatatcgtatatgtttaaatattataaaaatattgtatatataggatgtttaaatattataaaaataatctaaataaaGGTTGtgcattttgaataattaatttaattaatttgatttcaataaaaaataggatttgaataattaatttaattaatttgatttaattaaaaaaaataagtcggttggtgagccaacgcgacccaccacgggttcaacccgtgTAAATCGGGTTCTTAGTGAGTCGGGTCAAAATTGACTCGCATcaaaatttttgcattttttccAACCCAACTCGGCTCAAACCCGTGCGGAACCGGATTGACTCATGGATTTCAACCAATTTTGACGGtactatataattatattaattatgaaattgtcagttttcttaaaatattaaaagtaaaaaatataataaataaaaaaagttacaattaaaattaaaactactattcttattaaaacaaaagagaTAAGATTAATTTCTAAAAGAGTTCTTACaccaattattaaataacaaataaaataaataaaaattcaaaattaaaagttaatataaataataggagaagataagaaagagaaaagatagagagaagaAACACGATTTAATTGTTGGAACTAAATTGGGTTTCCAATTTAACTCTcgtataattaaattaatggaaGAAATTTGACCAAGAAAggatttaaaaatgtttttagttcATGTAAAgttaaattgaaattcttttttattttaaactttttttatatggttcgttctcaaattttaaaaataatggatTTAGATTAAGagaattacattaatttattttatatatttgttctcaaatttaaaaaaaatgaatttagattaaaagaattatattaatttattttataagtttgaaaatagaaaatgtatcaaaatttgaaagataaagacaaattttaattttgcgTTATTTgaatagaatataaaataattaaatatgttttttttttttttttttttatgtttttaacatgtaaaataGTTCTACATTTGTGTACCATGTGAAATagaattggtttgattttagttttaaatacaTGTTTTTGAACTGAGTTTTGGTTTTGATTTATCCTTATATTTTAGCTCTTAATGTGAGGTATAGTTACATTGTCTTAGaattaatgaattatattaattatttttaaatttatatttacagttaataaattatattaattactattaaatataagtaatttttttttaattttgaataattggTCAAATTAGTGTTTGTAAGTCAATGGttcaaaacattattaatgTCATATTAAGTACAATTTGTCAAAAGAGTCGCATTTTTACTGCATTAACtactaacattaaaaaaaagctAATAGCaaagtaaaatatcttatttgCATAAGTAATTCAGACTAAATACATTATAGTTCTTTAGTTTCAAATACTAAAATAGAATAATTCCAAAAGAGTTTAATATTCACGTGAATTAGAACCAAACCTTGTAAAGAAAGCCAAATTAATGGATCTAACTTTAACTACATGATACTATTCaatataacaacaaaaataCTCGTTTATCATTAAAGCAAATTCATCACATCATATAAAAGGCATTTATTAAATAACGCTTAGAAAAAGCATTTACTAAGaaaatctattattattattattattattatagagaCGTTATCAATTTTAGGGGTcttaatagataaatattaaagaaagaatttatttattaattgtaacGTGCAATGAGTTGTATAAATATGTTATGCATAGATTGAGATGATGAAGGCaattagagagagagagagagaaagtaaagatgaagaagatgagtttGGTGGTGATGGTTATGCTGGTTGTTGCTTCCATTGGGTTTGAGAAAGAAGGTCCATTGAGAGTGGCAGCAAGAATGTGCGAAATGGCTCTGACAGATCCTCCTAAGAGGAGGACATGCTCATTTAGTTGGTGTTTTCAAGCATGCGTCAACGAACATCCCGACAAGTCAGCACAAGGAAAATGCGTTGGACCAATATGTGTATGTCGCTTTATCTGTTAAGTATTAATGTagttaaggaaaatgataacGGTTATTTTATCATGAATATTTAGTTCTTATGTCCAATATTCacctaaataaaataactctCATATTTTCATTCCTCTTCTGTTTCTCACTTCTCAtatcttattttctcttttataaaaacctattttttttttttttttaaattttctcttatGTGCTACATTTCATTTCCTTATTCTCACACATCATCTCCTCTCTATTTCACGTCAAAGTTAAATTCTACAACAAAAGTTTCCACTTTAtttatttgggttaaatatatttttattccttaattttaaatgaaaattagaattagttcttattcaaaattttgaccTAATTTAGTATCTCatctttagaaatgtatgaatttagtctttttagccaaattttgttaattttatttggcGTTTCTTAGTTaagattgaagcaaaaatacgtcaaacaatataaacaatccaaataccatcatgaaacatgcttgaaacatcaaataaagctaacaaaaacatcaaataaacctaacaaaatttagttaaaaggacttaattcatacatttctaaagttagaGAACTATATTAGGCCAAAATTTTGAAGAGggagtaattttaatttttactaaaaattaagggaccaaaattatatttaaccctatttatttatttaagaagaaTAGCTTTTAAAAAGTCTTCAACCTTGATGtgcttttaagattttttaaatctctatatattatatattgattttataaatcagttttgcaatatatatatatatatatatatatatatatatatattttgtttaaagttattcttaaaacattataaaaaaaataacataaaatattatattattgtccATACCAAGATAATATTGTTAAATCTCTGTCTACACTTTcggaataaaattttaattttgttaaaattaatgttCTTGTACACTACGGGTTAGAGATAGACAGGAGAATTCAATACTTTCCACTAGAGTGAGCTACTTGTCTCCAAGCAAACATGAAATGGATCGGTGACGATATAAAGGGATTATCCctaataagaaataatttaaaataaaatgtgattatttttaaattgatcgTAATTATGTTCTTATTAATCAAGATCACACCAacaatctataaatataattattgactTTTACCTAATTGATTTAGTCCCTCAGTAACAATTATCTCtcttaataaatgtaaaaataataataataatttttacttatataaaataaaatgtttaaagtattaattaataatttttaatctagGTTATTTGTTTAGGAacgataaaatttaaaataaaaaaattaattaaaaacgtATTAATGTCTAATTTTAGTTTACTTATTTGTAAcgttcttcatttttttaaatttaaaataaaagataaataaaaataaaaaagttaacctTATCTAACTTATgcgaaaacaataataaataaacattttttaaaattacttttaaaatattgatgtatattttaaatttttattaatcatttttcatattttgcaTTCTTTTAATTGTTGGGAAATAAATTGGGTTTCAGAGTTAACtcttgtaattaagttaatgtaAGAAATAAGACAAAGGAAGGATGTATTGGTTGCTCTCactaaataaatagttaaaaatggTTTTAGTTCAAGTTGTAAAGtaaaattggattttttttttaatactttttatatagtttcaattttttttaaaaatgaatggatttaagttaaaacaattatattaatctattttatatattttcatcttaaattttaaaaataaagagatttAGATTATGAGaatcatattaatttattttataagtttgcCAATAATAATGTATCAAAAACAAACACGAGTTctaattttggaaaataaaataaaatgtttatttctctctctctttctttttttaatgtttttaacatgtaaaataGTTCTATATTTGTGTACCGCTCGGTGTCAAGGAAGAGATCTATGGTGAAAGTTGGGAGAGCGTTGGAGGGAAGGGGAGTTTGAGAAATCTTTGTCTCGGATCCCATAcagaaacattttggcgcccaccgagGGGCCTGAGAGTGTACAAAGCCCAAGAATGATCACAATGGCGGGAGAGCTTCACTTGTAGTTGTTACAAGAGATGCAGAGGCAAATGCAAAAGGTGAGGACAGAGATGGCGGCCATGAGGGCCGAGCGAGGAAACGGAGCGGGAGTGCGATCGGCACAATCGGTGAATGTTGAGACTGTTCATTCAGTGAATGGAGAAGAGAGTAACCCCGCCACTCAGGAAGATGGAACAAGGGAGGCGACTAATGCTTCCAGACTCAACGGACGGGGTGGAAGAGGCAACGGACAGGGTGAAAGAGGTGACAGACGAGGTAGAGGTGGAAATGGACGAGGGAGAGGAGGAAATGGGAGAGGTAGGGGTAGAAATGGGCGAAACGGAGGTGGCAGTGGACGTGATGAAGAGGGGAATTTATATGACCAAAGTGCTCAGGATGAAGAACATCGGGAGGCGTCTGAAGCACAAACGAACAACTCGATTAGGATGAAGGACTCCACCCTTTTACTGCCCATGTTATGAGAGTGCACATGCCAGAGAATAAGGTGCTGCCATCGGTAGAAAAGTATGGAGGGTTGCCGGATCCTGCAAAGCATCTTCGTTCTTTTGTCGACTCTATGACGGTGTACTCCTCTGATGAATTGGTTTGGTGTAGGCTCTTTTCCCTGATGCTGAAGGATGAAGCGTTAGATTGGTTCCACTCATTGTAGCCTAGGATGATTGACAATTTTGCTACATTAAGGCATTAGTTTAGTCAGCAGTATGCCTCAAATAGAATGCAGGGCCTAACCTATACAGCTCTGTTGAGGATGAGACAAGGGAAGAAGGAGAATCTTAAAGCCTTCATGGGTAGATTCAACCGGATGGCACGCCAAGTGAGAAATGTGGATCAAAGGTTGATAGTGAACGCCTTGGAAACAACTTTAAGGCCAGACCCATTTGTTGATTATCTCTACGCCGAAGAACCTTAAACAATGGCTGAACTGCAAAATAGGCTTGCTGGTTTACTACGAATCGAGGAGGGGCGGGCATATCAAAGGGGGCAGCGAGAAGAGGCAGCTCCGTCATTAGAAGCGGTCGAGAAAGAAGGGGGGACAAAAGACCATTCGGTGGAAATGACGAAGGGAGTGGGCTGAGAGGCGTGGATCCCCCTAGGATCCCCCAATATGTCCATTACACACCCTTAAATGCTGCTCGGGTAAGAGTCATGGAAGAAGCTCTAAGGGCTGATCTGTTGACAATAACTCGTTCACTAACGCCAAGGGGTGTTGATGAGCGCAAACATTGTCGATATCATCAAAACATGGGACATACCACGGAGGACTGCATAACCTTGAAAGATAAGTTAGAAAGTCTAGTGCAGGCTGGGCATCTGAGGGAGTTTGTGTAGGATCGTAGGCGGGGTACACCTAGCGCGGGAGGCCGCTGTTGACtcattggcaagcgtaccagatcgttcaagtaatataatcggtaatacccgatatcgttcttcccaagagactcaaaacgccttatcgttcatgtgaattgagatcgtaaggcttgtagaaaaagattaattattgtGGATggaaagacagaaaataaacatgcaatgtgtttgattcaattgacgacaaagactatggatgaatggagttgttgggggttgacaatttcatcttataaataaacaagagtttcaataaaagagagtttcaaaatattacattgtttcccccaacaacaaaacgggtttagttcaccattgtcatggtgaacgtagatgaaaataatggaagaatggaagagcaaaccctagataggatgaaaaggagcctaatcATTTAaaagatcttctccaaggagtgaaaattaggtctagcTGCcttcttctgtcaaaagaatgagaatgaaatcgtaacagggctatttatagctgaggagcgtcacagaaaacaggcccaagcctagcagacaaccgcccgacggcacacttataccgctcggcggtttgcccattATCGCGCCACCACCCGGCGGCAGGGGggcatgcaaccccaaacttgaacattttcatcacatacaattaaggtcatcccaactcaaggtaaagaatttcaagacaagggttcacatcctgtttaaggctaaggttcaaaaagggtataatattttaaagcacTTTAGGTGagaatttggctagagaagggttttcaaaaatggccttgatcatatgatattcacatacaattcaatcaatcatccagattaaggcaatatcattcatgctttccagtgaacaatacatacaacaatgaaaactctggagctcaaaacctcacacaacatgctttctcagacaatattcattcatacaccctgcttagcatcataaccacaatcataattcctCACACATCTGTTTTACAGAATATTAACATGCAACACAGCTCAATTATcattcacatcaaatcatcattaaacagactcatcatgcaaattgttcagtcaaacattttcagaaaagtattcaagccaagcatacacacggaaaataaaattctccttattctaagaatttaaaatgcaaaagtagcgcttgtttaacgtcacgagcctgacccaaacctgtttagcacttgtcagtaagtgcaaatccttccaacacccatcagtaggtgtgccttcctggtatccttcagtggattcatAAAATTAGCACCCCTCgatagatgctacccaaaaattgttccaaaaattcaaaaagctacatgtccaaaatccaataaacctaaactaaaaataaaataaaaatgttttacaacaattgggatgaccccaacaaacacccatcagtaggtgttgacaTTCTTctcacttgatattcttttctttttcttcttcttgctgaatttattcataaagttgagaataccaagcacatgtttccatgtttcaaccataggaactttaatctccaatttcttgaagatctccataaagcacttgactttcttttctttcttcctatgatatttttttgaatgaggaaggggtttttcatgtgatcttttcttctttcctctcttcctctttttctcactctcccccctcaactttctctttttctttcttcttattttcttattttcttatttttttctttttttctcaacgactgctttttctttctcctcatctttctctccctcactcaacctttctgcttcatcttcctctattttctcctcttctatcttttccacttatctctccaccttctcctcatcaacaacctcatatCTCTTGTAATCACACCTCTCTAGAAATTTGTTGAACTTTttattcaagcttttgacttgttccgtcacatcagctgtttgttgacaaagttgttgatcatactcccacgtttctattggtgaagagcattgttgctgccactgataatgttgcctctcctccatgcttctatgagaagaaaatcttgtatacatatcttgtggaaagaattcatcattctttatatcctcctctatgcctttgacatggtatggttcaaaattcataatcctctgatAAATTTCATCAGACTCAGGATTTTTCTTGATTGGTTTCATTTGTGGCTCAGcaacttgcccaaattggctttgatccatgtatgagtgggGTTCCCAcgagtggttgaaattattttggtaagattgagtgcccatataatcaaatccttgtccGTACTCCATtatgcaaacattaggcacaaaaccctaaagAACATttgttagaacaaaaataaaaacaaacatgaaaaatcaggtcaaattcaatcaattcacactactcgaaaaagttaaacctcgagtccccgacaacggcgccaaaaacttgttgactcactggcaagcgtaccagatcgttcaagtaatataatcggtaatacccgatatcgttcttcccaagagactcgaaaggccttatcgtttgtgtgaattgagatcgtaagacttgtagaaaaagattaattgttgtggatgcaaagacaaaaaataaacatgaaatgtgtttgatttaattgacgaaaaagactatggatgaatggagttgttgggggttgacaatttcatcttatccgctccctcttatctactcctcttgtttaatgtgcttgattatcaaattgctatgcaaactttcttggcctacccttaacccgatccctcggcgaaaagagcctattactaattaccggcttgctattcctagcctcccctagcaattagcaatgcattaccgaacagaagcaaaaataattgatcgtcctacctccctatccctaggtggtatttcattaatcaaggaatttctcaccagttcatgacagtactatacgttcccatatcaatagagacaaacaacagttatcgaatgagttaaacgat from Vigna radiata var. radiata cultivar VC1973A unplaced genomic scaffold, Vradiata_ver6 scaffold_209, whole genome shotgun sequence encodes:
- the LOC106754661 gene encoding uncharacterized protein LOC106754661; protein product: MAAMRAERGNGAGVRSAQSVNVETVHSVNGEESNPATQEDGTREATNASRLNGRGGRGNGQGERGDRRGRGGNGRGRGGNGRGRGRNGRNGGGSGRDEEGNLYDQSAQDEEHREASEAQTNNSIRMKDSTLLLPML